From one Chryseobacterium sp. 3008163 genomic stretch:
- the menC gene encoding o-succinylbenzoate synthase, producing MKAEYFRYLLKFKRPSGTSRGVLYEKETFILEISNDGKKGVGECAIFRGLSFDDRPDYEDKLKWLCENIHQDFEFLKEELKEFPSIWFGYEQALLNLKHGGKLYFPSEFTEGKSSMMINGLIWMGDVGYMEEQIQEKLAQGFHCIKLKIGVDWKSEHEILQKLRQKFSKEKLELRVDANGGFSKDEAKIVLQQLADLNIHSIEQPIKAGNWNDMAELCAQTPTPIALDEELIGVIDFNKKKKLLEAIKPQYIILKPSLVGGISGSDEWIALADQNNIGWWITSALESNLGLNAIAQYTFTKNNPMPQGLGTGSLFTNNFESDLELKGDRLFFN from the coding sequence ATGAAAGCAGAATATTTTAGATATTTATTAAAATTCAAACGCCCGAGTGGAACATCTCGTGGCGTTTTGTATGAAAAGGAAACTTTTATTCTTGAAATTTCCAATGACGGAAAAAAAGGAGTAGGAGAGTGTGCTATTTTCAGAGGACTGAGTTTTGATGACCGACCGGATTATGAAGATAAACTAAAATGGTTGTGCGAAAATATTCATCAGGACTTTGAATTTTTAAAAGAAGAATTAAAAGAATTTCCATCAATTTGGTTTGGATATGAACAGGCTTTACTAAATCTAAAGCATGGCGGAAAATTATACTTCCCTAGTGAATTTACAGAAGGTAAAAGCTCAATGATGATCAATGGTTTGATCTGGATGGGCGATGTTGGTTACATGGAAGAACAGATTCAGGAAAAATTAGCACAAGGCTTTCATTGTATCAAATTAAAAATCGGGGTCGACTGGAAATCTGAGCATGAAATTCTTCAAAAATTAAGACAAAAATTTTCTAAAGAAAAACTGGAACTGCGTGTTGATGCCAACGGCGGATTTTCGAAAGATGAAGCTAAAATCGTATTGCAACAATTGGCAGATTTGAATATTCATTCTATTGAACAGCCTATAAAAGCCGGAAATTGGAATGATATGGCAGAATTATGCGCTCAAACTCCAACTCCGATTGCTTTAGATGAAGAATTGATAGGAGTGATTGATTTTAATAAAAAGAAAAAACTTTTAGAAGCTATAAAACCTCAATACATTATTTTGAAACCATCTTTGGTAGGTGGTATTTCGGGTTCTGATGAATGGATAGCTTTAGCCGACCAAAACAATATTGGTTGGTGGATTACTTCTGCATTGGAAAGTAATTTAGGCTTAAATGCAATTGCACAATATACATTTACAAAAAATAATCCTATGCCTCAAGGTTTGGGTACAGGAAGTTTGTTCACAAACAACTTTGAGAGTGATTTGGAATTAAAAGGAGATCGGTTATTTTTTAATTAA
- the fbp gene encoding class 1 fructose-bisphosphatase, which yields MSDQPLQTLGEFLIDKQEDFQYSTGEFSRLLSAIRLASKVVNREVNKAGIVDITGAAGNQNIQGEEQQKLDVIANDIFITALSQREVVCGIASEENDDFIDIKCGENGHLSKYVVLIDPLDGSSNIDVNVSVGTIFSIYRRVTEPGTPVQLEDFLQKGINQIAAGYVIYGSSTMIVYTTGNGVNGFTLDPSLGTYYLSHPNMTFPRTGKIYSINEGNYIKFPQGVKNYLKYCQMEEGDRPYTSRYIGSLVADFHRNMLKGGIYIYPSYGQSPNGKLRLLYECNPMAFLAEQAGGKATDGFRRIMEVEPTELHQRIPFFAGSIDMVEKAEEFMRIDSVK from the coding sequence ATGTCAGATCAACCGTTACAGACTTTAGGAGAATTTTTAATTGATAAACAGGAAGATTTTCAGTATTCCACTGGTGAATTTTCACGTCTTCTAAGTGCTATAAGGCTGGCATCCAAGGTCGTAAACAGAGAAGTTAACAAAGCTGGAATCGTAGATATTACAGGAGCTGCAGGAAATCAGAATATTCAGGGTGAAGAGCAGCAAAAGCTTGATGTGATTGCAAATGATATCTTTATCACCGCACTTTCTCAGAGAGAAGTTGTCTGCGGAATTGCTTCTGAAGAAAATGACGATTTTATCGACATCAAATGTGGAGAAAATGGTCATTTAAGTAAATATGTAGTATTAATCGATCCTTTGGATGGTTCTTCAAATATAGACGTTAATGTTTCTGTAGGAACTATTTTCTCAATTTACAGAAGAGTTACCGAGCCTGGAACACCGGTTCAGTTGGAAGATTTCTTACAAAAAGGGATTAATCAGATTGCTGCAGGATATGTAATTTACGGTTCGTCTACGATGATTGTTTACACAACAGGAAACGGGGTGAACGGATTTACTCTAGATCCTTCTTTGGGAACGTATTATCTTTCTCATCCTAACATGACTTTCCCAAGAACGGGTAAAATTTACTCAATCAACGAAGGAAATTATATTAAATTCCCTCAGGGAGTTAAAAATTACCTGAAATATTGTCAGATGGAAGAAGGTGACCGTCCTTACACATCAAGATATATTGGTTCTTTGGTGGCAGATTTTCACAGAAATATGTTGAAAGGTGGAATTTATATTTATCCATCATACGGTCAGTCGCCGAACGGAAAACTGAGATTATTATACGAATGTAATCCGATGGCATTCTTGGCTGAACAGGCTGGCGGGAAGGCTACAGACGGTTTCAGAAGAATTATGGAGGTTGAGCCTACCGAACTTCACCAAAGAATACCATTCTTCGCAGGAAGTATTGATATGGTAGAAAAAGCTGAAGAGTTTATGCGAATTGACAGCGTGAAATAA
- a CDS encoding aspartate kinase has protein sequence MKIFKFGGASVKDAESVKNVSMVLSSQGFEKCLLVISAMGKTTNELEKVVEMYFKKDNYQTEIENIKQKHIEIAKGLFSEDHAVFAEINLFFDDIVSFLRRNKSPNYNFVYDQVVSCGEMISTKIVSEYLNDIQFTNQWLDARDFIKTDDSYRDGNVNWQKTEEFISNLNSNICYVTQGFIGSDDNNFTVTLGREGSDYSAAIFAYCLDATAMTIWKDVPGVMTGDPRIFKDVTLLSNISYEEAIEMAYFGASVIHPKTLQPLQQKNIPFYVKSFVDPTKEGTKVGASEKNQSEESYILKGDQTLLKISTRDFSFIAEDHMSLIFNNLAKYKIKVSLMQNSAISLALCLEDKFLKIEELNNELQKIFKTDIIKNVSLFTVRNAKMENIDKFYQEKSVLLEQISKNTLQMVTL, from the coding sequence ATGAAAATTTTCAAGTTTGGTGGCGCATCTGTGAAAGACGCTGAAAGTGTAAAAAATGTATCAATGGTTCTTAGCAGCCAGGGTTTTGAAAAATGTCTATTGGTAATTTCAGCGATGGGTAAAACCACCAATGAGCTGGAAAAGGTGGTAGAAATGTATTTCAAAAAAGACAACTATCAAACTGAAATTGAGAATATAAAACAGAAACACATCGAAATAGCCAAGGGGCTTTTCTCGGAAGATCATGCAGTATTTGCAGAAATCAATTTATTTTTTGATGATATTGTTTCATTTTTAAGAAGAAATAAATCTCCTAATTACAATTTTGTGTACGATCAGGTTGTGAGCTGTGGAGAAATGATATCTACCAAAATTGTAAGCGAATATCTTAATGATATCCAGTTTACAAACCAATGGCTCGATGCAAGAGACTTTATAAAAACAGACGACTCTTACAGAGATGGCAATGTGAATTGGCAAAAAACTGAAGAATTCATATCGAATTTAAATTCTAATATTTGCTATGTAACTCAAGGTTTCATTGGTTCTGATGACAATAATTTCACTGTAACTTTAGGAAGAGAGGGCTCAGATTATTCTGCAGCAATTTTCGCTTATTGTCTTGATGCAACTGCGATGACGATTTGGAAAGACGTTCCTGGAGTAATGACGGGTGACCCAAGAATTTTTAAAGACGTTACGCTTTTATCTAATATATCTTATGAAGAAGCGATAGAAATGGCCTATTTCGGTGCAAGTGTAATTCACCCAAAAACTTTGCAGCCACTTCAGCAAAAAAATATTCCTTTTTATGTGAAATCTTTCGTAGATCCTACAAAAGAAGGAACCAAAGTAGGTGCTTCTGAAAAAAACCAAAGTGAAGAATCTTATATTCTAAAAGGTGATCAGACATTGCTTAAAATTTCCACAAGAGATTTTTCATTCATTGCAGAAGATCACATGAGCTTAATTTTCAATAATTTAGCTAAATATAAAATTAAAGTTTCTTTGATGCAGAATTCTGCAATTTCATTGGCGCTATGCCTTGAAGATAAATTCCTTAAAATTGAGGAGCTGAATAATGAACTTCAGAAAATTTTCAAAACCGATATAATAAAAAATGTATCTTTATTTACGGTAAGAAATGCAAAAATGGAGAACATCGACAAATTTTACCAAGAAAAAAGTGTATTATTGGAACAGATTTCAAAAAACACACTTCAAATGGTAACATTGTAA
- a CDS encoding lysophospholipid acyltransferase family protein: MSLISKTDLIKASGLHKIGFLKNPVASAVMSIAKINEVNRLYDKLKDKEGKDFFDSFVRERNLSYVAFEEDLAKIPKTGPFILVSNHPLGAIDGILMCKILSEVRPDFKVMGNFLLEKIKPMEPFVIAVNPFEGRKEVRNSATGMRETLKHLENGGCVGIFPAGEVSNKNNPYGEILDREWEKPALKLIKMAKVPVVPMYFHAKNSTLFYQVAKIHPNLQTIMLPAEMMNDREKPIRIRIGKPITVKAMDEMENIEELGEFLKRKVYMMKSYYEKRKSLAQVINLKNLSLKFQLLREENIVQNIIDETPKEDLIKDISKLRGTDKMLFSNGNYEIYFTAYEEIPSVMREIGRQRELTFRAVGEGSNLPFDLDEYDKHYHHLFLWDNAAEKLAGAYRMALGKDVMKKFGIKGFYTSSLFEFEQDIHPFFKKVIEMGRAYICEEYQQKPLPLFLLWRGIVHVCLRNPDHKFLMGGVSISNKFSEFSKSLMIEFMRSNYYDSAVAQYITPRNDFKVKLRDRDKHLFLDEMESDLNKLDKIIDDLEPELRMPVLIKKYIKQNAKVIAFNVDPNFNDAIDGLMYIRISDLPESTIKPVLEEMSEQIRKEQENNQTENQ; encoded by the coding sequence ATGAGCTTAATATCGAAAACTGATTTAATCAAAGCTTCCGGCTTACATAAAATAGGATTCCTCAAAAATCCTGTTGCGTCTGCTGTCATGAGCATTGCAAAAATAAATGAAGTCAACAGACTTTATGACAAGCTGAAAGACAAAGAAGGTAAAGATTTTTTCGATTCTTTCGTCAGAGAAAGGAATTTAAGCTATGTTGCGTTTGAGGAAGATTTAGCAAAAATACCTAAAACAGGACCTTTTATATTGGTTTCTAATCATCCTTTGGGTGCTATTGACGGAATTCTAATGTGTAAAATTCTTTCAGAAGTACGTCCGGATTTCAAAGTGATGGGAAATTTTCTTTTAGAAAAAATAAAGCCCATGGAACCGTTTGTGATTGCTGTAAATCCTTTTGAAGGAAGAAAAGAAGTCAGAAACAGTGCAACCGGAATGCGTGAAACTTTGAAACATCTCGAAAACGGTGGCTGCGTAGGAATTTTCCCTGCCGGAGAAGTTTCAAACAAGAACAATCCTTATGGTGAGATTCTGGACAGAGAGTGGGAAAAACCGGCTTTAAAGCTTATAAAAATGGCAAAAGTTCCTGTTGTCCCAATGTATTTTCATGCGAAGAACAGCACTTTATTTTATCAGGTTGCTAAGATTCATCCTAACTTACAGACCATTATGCTTCCTGCGGAAATGATGAATGACCGTGAGAAACCCATCAGAATCAGAATAGGAAAACCTATCACTGTAAAAGCGATGGATGAAATGGAAAACATTGAGGAATTGGGAGAGTTTCTGAAACGTAAGGTTTATATGATGAAATCTTATTACGAAAAAAGAAAATCTCTGGCCCAGGTCATCAATCTTAAAAATTTATCACTTAAATTCCAGCTTTTGCGAGAAGAAAACATCGTTCAGAATATTATCGATGAAACTCCGAAGGAAGATTTAATAAAAGATATTTCTAAACTTCGTGGAACCGACAAAATGCTCTTCAGCAACGGTAATTACGAAATTTATTTTACAGCATACGAAGAAATCCCTTCTGTGATGAGGGAAATCGGTAGACAGAGAGAGCTGACTTTCCGCGCAGTGGGTGAAGGCAGTAATTTACCGTTTGATCTTGATGAATACGACAAACATTACCATCACTTATTTTTGTGGGATAATGCTGCAGAAAAACTTGCCGGTGCTTACAGAATGGCTTTGGGTAAAGATGTGATGAAAAAATTCGGAATTAAAGGCTTTTATACGAGTTCTTTATTTGAATTTGAACAAGATATTCATCCGTTTTTCAAAAAAGTTATTGAAATGGGACGTGCTTATATCTGTGAAGAATATCAGCAAAAACCGCTTCCTTTATTCCTTTTGTGGCGTGGAATTGTGCATGTCTGCCTAAGAAATCCGGATCACAAATTCCTGATGGGAGGTGTAAGTATTTCAAATAAATTTTCAGAGTTTTCTAAATCTTTGATGATTGAGTTCATGCGTTCAAATTACTACGATTCTGCTGTAGCTCAATACATTACACCAAGAAACGATTTCAAAGTAAAACTCCGAGATCGTGATAAGCACTTATTTTTAGATGAAATGGAATCTGATTTAAATAAATTAGATAAAATCATCGATGATCTGGAACCTGAATTGAGAATGCCGGTTTTAATCAAAAAATATATCAAACAAAATGCAAAGGTGATTGCCTTTAATGTTGATCCCAACTTCAATGATGCGATTGACGGATTGATGTATATCAGAATCAGTGATCTTCCTGAAAGTACGATTAAGCCTGTTTTAGAGGAAATGAGCGAGCAAATAAGAAAAGAGCAAGAAAATAATCAGACTGAAAATCAGTAG
- a CDS encoding response regulator transcription factor yields MKILIIEDEIELAESIAEYLSEENYLCEFAKTFADANNKIEQFEYDCIILDIMLPDGNGLKILEKLKLQNKQDGVIIVSAKNALDDKIRGLQMGADDYLTKPFHLSELMARVFSVIRRKQFNNSNIIVQNELQLDLLAKSVTINQKIISLTKKNLIYLFISSEIKIE; encoded by the coding sequence ATGAAAATCCTAATCATTGAAGACGAAATAGAACTGGCTGAAAGTATCGCAGAATATCTTTCTGAAGAAAACTATTTGTGTGAATTTGCTAAGACATTTGCTGATGCAAACAATAAAATTGAGCAGTTTGAATATGATTGCATTATTTTAGACATTATGCTTCCTGATGGCAATGGGCTGAAAATTTTAGAAAAACTAAAGCTTCAAAACAAGCAGGACGGCGTCATTATCGTTTCTGCCAAAAATGCACTTGATGACAAGATCCGAGGATTGCAAATGGGGGCTGATGATTACCTTACCAAACCATTTCATCTTTCAGAATTAATGGCGAGAGTTTTCTCAGTGATCCGTAGAAAACAGTTTAATAATTCAAATATTATTGTTCAAAATGAATTGCAATTAGATCTTTTAGCAAAAAGCGTTACCATCAATCAAAAAATAATCAGCTTGACAAAAAAGAATTTGATTTACTTATTTATTTCATCGGAAATAAAAATAGAGTAA
- a CDS encoding helix-turn-helix domain-containing protein, producing the protein MGNKNRVISKSTLAEHLSGDFADMLDNHDFVYAHVKNLKKKLYDAGCEHYLKTVYGTGYKWVFI; encoded by the coding sequence ATCGGAAATAAAAATAGAGTAATCTCCAAAAGTACTTTGGCAGAGCATCTTTCCGGCGATTTTGCAGATATGTTGGATAATCATGACTTCGTTTACGCGCACGTTAAAAACCTAAAAAAGAAATTATATGATGCAGGTTGTGAACATTACTTAAAAACCGTTTACGGAACAGGCTATAAATGGGTTTTTATTTAA
- a CDS encoding sensor histidine kinase, with the protein MKPLLSKTTKPFIIYVLVILAISIPVYYLIIDTIWKNELDEHNKTIAEKTAYEFNHLKLSDEELAESISLWKKIQPETNIEEISSNNLKKDQYFTVEKTEIFSPEPEMERYRCLKKVVYINNKPFLFTVQTNIEESRETIAAIAAITTFFFVMIVLGLLFFNRKLSVTIWKPFRNTLDGLKKFNLNHQSKIEFEKTDVTEFEELHLSLSKLIEHNISVYKTQKEFTENASHELQTPLAILKNKLDILLQNKDLTENQYKITEEMNRALTRSSRINKNLLLLAKIENSQFNATEEIELDTLVKQSLELLEEHFQQKNISVSTNISSSIKLVGNSSLTEVLINNLLINAIRHTPNNGIISVKLTNSFFEVTNSGTEKLNSELLFKRFSRQSAENNGSGLGLAIIKEICKFQNWEIDYSFENSSHIFSVKL; encoded by the coding sequence GTGAAGCCATTACTTAGCAAAACCACAAAGCCATTCATCATTTATGTACTTGTTATTTTGGCAATAAGCATTCCCGTGTATTATCTGATCATAGATACCATCTGGAAAAATGAATTGGATGAACACAACAAAACCATCGCTGAAAAAACAGCTTATGAATTTAATCATCTGAAACTTTCTGATGAAGAATTGGCTGAAAGCATCAGCCTTTGGAAAAAAATTCAGCCGGAAACAAATATTGAAGAAATCTCTTCTAATAATTTAAAAAAAGACCAATATTTTACGGTAGAAAAAACTGAAATTTTCTCACCAGAACCAGAAATGGAACGTTATAGATGTCTGAAAAAAGTAGTTTACATCAATAACAAACCTTTTCTATTTACTGTACAGACCAACATTGAAGAATCTCGTGAAACGATTGCGGCAATTGCTGCCATCACTACTTTTTTCTTTGTTATGATTGTTCTGGGTTTACTTTTTTTCAATCGAAAACTTTCTGTAACGATCTGGAAGCCGTTTAGAAATACGTTAGATGGGCTTAAAAAATTTAATCTTAATCATCAAAGTAAAATAGAATTTGAAAAAACCGATGTTACAGAATTCGAAGAACTTCATCTGTCTTTAAGTAAATTGATTGAGCATAATATTTCTGTCTACAAAACTCAAAAAGAATTTACGGAAAATGCCTCGCATGAACTGCAGACACCGCTGGCAATTCTTAAAAACAAATTAGACATCTTACTTCAGAACAAAGACCTGACTGAAAATCAGTATAAAATTACCGAGGAGATGAACCGAGCCCTGACAAGAAGTTCAAGAATCAATAAAAACCTTCTATTGTTGGCTAAAATAGAGAACAGCCAATTTAACGCAACTGAAGAAATTGAGCTGGACACACTTGTAAAACAAAGTTTAGAATTACTAGAAGAACATTTTCAACAAAAAAATATTTCTGTAAGCACAAACATTTCATCAAGCATCAAATTAGTTGGAAACAGCAGTCTGACCGAGGTTCTAATTAACAATTTACTCATCAATGCCATTCGGCATACACCTAACAACGGTATAATTTCAGTGAAATTAACCAATTCTTTCTTCGAAGTAACCAATTCCGGAACTGAGAAACTGAATTCTGAATTGTTGTTCAAAAGATTTTCAAGACAGTCTGCCGAAAACAATGGAAGCGGTCTGGGATTAGCAATCATCAAAGAAATTTGCAAATTTCAAAATTGGGAGATTGATTATTCATTTGAAAATAGTTCGCATATTTTTTCTGTAAAACTTTAA
- a CDS encoding LTA synthase family protein translates to MLYIVRAFITGFLYDLCVGSLFLSLYTIYLLLFPKKWVGSLFDKGFTYFYLSLIFIIIYFSLLAEIPFWDEFEVRFNFIAVDYLIYTYEVIENINQSYPLPLVIVLLIGLIAITFFIFSRLNVFKKTFSNKITFSNRLFYAIPVLVISFVLGLIMKNKQADFSNNLIINELGKNGTFSFISAYQSNELDYETFYPKLPEKKAYSILKGNLLQENQKYTRVNYDDLSRFTKGETEQKPNIIVIAIESFSADFLTEFGNKENLTPNYDQLSKESIFFTNLYATGTRTVRGMEALTLSVPPTPGNSIVRRPNNQNLFSVSTIVKAKNYQPYFIYGGDGYFDNMNNFFGGQGFDIVDRNRGNPLSDEIKTNRFQIKDSEVSFENAWGICDEDLYKQSIKYADKSAQEKNIFFSL, encoded by the coding sequence TTGCTATACATTGTACGAGCATTCATTACAGGATTTTTATATGATCTTTGTGTCGGTTCGCTTTTCTTGTCTTTGTATACCATTTATCTTTTGCTTTTCCCGAAAAAATGGGTAGGATCCTTATTTGATAAAGGTTTTACTTATTTTTATTTAAGTTTAATTTTTATCATCATTTATTTCAGCTTATTAGCAGAAATTCCTTTTTGGGATGAGTTTGAGGTAAGATTTAATTTTATTGCTGTTGATTATTTAATCTACACATATGAAGTTATTGAGAACATTAATCAATCTTATCCTTTGCCGTTAGTTATAGTTTTACTCATTGGGCTTATCGCAATTACATTTTTCATTTTCAGTAGATTAAATGTTTTCAAAAAGACATTTTCAAATAAAATTACTTTTTCAAATCGTCTCTTTTACGCTATTCCTGTTTTGGTTATATCGTTCGTATTAGGATTAATAATGAAAAATAAGCAGGCAGATTTTAGTAATAATTTAATTATTAATGAGTTAGGTAAAAACGGAACTTTTTCTTTTATATCTGCTTACCAATCAAACGAGTTAGATTACGAAACATTTTACCCTAAACTGCCTGAGAAAAAAGCATATTCTATACTGAAAGGCAATCTTCTGCAGGAAAATCAGAAATATACCCGTGTAAATTATGATGATCTTTCAAGATTCACAAAAGGAGAAACCGAGCAGAAACCTAACATTATTGTCATTGCGATTGAAAGTTTCAGTGCTGATTTCCTTACTGAATTTGGGAATAAAGAAAATCTCACACCCAATTATGATCAATTATCAAAAGAAAGTATATTTTTTACCAATCTATATGCAACAGGCACGAGAACGGTAAGAGGCATGGAAGCATTAACACTTTCGGTACCTCCAACTCCCGGAAACAGCATTGTGAGAAGACCAAACAATCAGAATTTATTTTCAGTTTCCACGATTGTAAAAGCAAAAAACTATCAACCCTACTTTATTTACGGTGGTGATGGTTACTTTGATAACATGAATAATTTTTTTGGAGGTCAGGGATTTGATATCGTAGACAGAAACAGAGGAAATCCTCTATCTGATGAAATTAAAACGAATCGATTCCAGATCAAAGATAGTGAAGTCAGTTTTGAAAATGCATGGGGAATCTGTGATGAAGACCTTTATAAACAATCTATAAAATACGCCGATAAAAGTGCCCAAGAAAAAAACATTTTTTTCAGTTTGTAA
- a CDS encoding LTA synthase family protein — MTTSNHKPYTFPNGKINLPQGDRNGAVKYTDYALGKFISDAKKKPWFKNTVFLIVADHCASSAGKWEINIAKHHIPAIIYNLHQQPEKINRLTSQIDLMPTLFGYLGWNYNTSFYGKDINQTKIGDERAFIGNYRTLGLLRNNLFTQIDDRKRVKQFTVSGTDQALSEVNFKNEDLISETISYYQTASERFKNGKMKAK, encoded by the coding sequence ATGACCACTTCCAATCATAAACCTTACACATTCCCGAACGGAAAAATTAATCTTCCACAAGGCGACAGAAACGGCGCCGTAAAATATACCGATTATGCCTTAGGAAAGTTTATCTCAGATGCAAAAAAGAAACCTTGGTTTAAAAATACTGTATTTTTAATAGTTGCCGATCATTGTGCAAGCAGCGCCGGAAAATGGGAAATTAATATTGCCAAACATCATATTCCAGCAATTATTTACAATCTTCATCAGCAACCCGAAAAAATAAATCGTCTGACTTCACAAATAGACTTAATGCCTACTCTATTCGGATATTTGGGATGGAATTACAACACAAGTTTTTACGGTAAAGATATTAATCAAACCAAAATTGGCGATGAGCGTGCTTTTATAGGAAACTATAGAACTTTAGGATTACTAAGAAATAATTTATTCACCCAAATTGATGACAGAAAACGTGTTAAACAATTTACAGTTTCAGGAACTGATCAAGCATTATCTGAAGTCAATTTTAAGAATGAAGATCTAATTTCTGAGACCATTTCTTATTATCAAACCGCAAGCGAAAGATTTAAGAACGGAAAGATGAAGGCAAAATAG
- a CDS encoding thioredoxin family protein — translation MKNIISGLFIFITIFGFAQDEIQFQDLPFKDLVAKAKEENKLVFIDAYAAWCGPCKMMEKNVFNKKSVGDFYNKNFVNARIDMEKGEGREVAQKFGVRSYPTYLFLNGDGELVSQNYGYMEEGIFLAMAQDINSPNNKKGSLKERFAKGEKDKDFLINIMKLNSSADYEFAKQASERYFSNRKKTDEFTKDDVGLLLYFLKSTEDLNYKTFVSQKADIIKFLPEENYKEFNNQLVLAKVVQESIDEKAKKINDDYFLKTAEPLVGKEAAILKLNQTKLAYYEQNANFLEYEKAALEYYKNADSFEPNELLKAAWIFSDNIKTQSSLKKAAEWAEKSVMRGETPENTYILAKIYYNLGSKDLAKNFAELSKNMALQSGKDANLATELLSKIK, via the coding sequence ATGAAAAATATTATCTCCGGATTATTTATTTTTATCACCATATTTGGTTTTGCTCAGGACGAAATTCAGTTTCAGGATCTTCCTTTTAAAGATCTTGTAGCAAAAGCTAAGGAGGAAAATAAACTTGTCTTTATCGACGCATATGCTGCTTGGTGTGGCCCTTGTAAGATGATGGAAAAGAATGTTTTCAACAAAAAATCTGTAGGCGATTTTTATAATAAAAACTTCGTCAATGCAAGAATTGACATGGAAAAAGGTGAAGGAAGAGAGGTTGCTCAAAAATTTGGCGTTCGCTCCTATCCTACTTATTTATTTTTAAACGGTGACGGCGAATTGGTTTCACAAAACTATGGGTACATGGAAGAAGGCATTTTCTTAGCAATGGCTCAGGATATCAATTCTCCAAACAATAAAAAAGGTTCGCTGAAAGAACGTTTTGCAAAAGGTGAAAAAGACAAAGATTTTCTCATCAACATTATGAAGTTGAATTCGAGTGCTGACTACGAATTTGCAAAACAAGCTTCTGAAAGATACTTCTCCAACAGAAAAAAAACAGACGAGTTTACCAAAGACGATGTTGGTCTTCTTTTATATTTCTTAAAATCAACAGAAGATCTCAACTACAAAACATTTGTTTCTCAAAAAGCAGACATCATCAAATTTTTACCTGAAGAAAACTATAAAGAATTTAATAATCAATTGGTTTTAGCCAAAGTAGTACAAGAATCGATTGACGAAAAAGCAAAGAAAATCAATGACGATTATTTTTTAAAAACTGCTGAACCCTTAGTTGGGAAAGAGGCAGCAATTTTAAAATTAAATCAAACAAAATTAGCATATTATGAACAAAATGCCAATTTCTTGGAATACGAAAAAGCAGCGTTAGAATATTATAAAAACGCAGATTCTTTTGAACCAAACGAACTTTTAAAGGCAGCCTGGATTTTCTCAGACAATATCAAAACACAATCTTCGTTAAAGAAAGCAGCAGAATGGGCTGAGAAATCGGTCATGCGTGGTGAAACTCCAGAAAACACCTATATTTTAGCAAAAATATATTACAATTTAGGAAGCAAAGACTTAGCAAAAAACTTCGCTGAATTATCAAAAAACATGGCTTTGCAATCTGGAAAAGACGCCAATTTAGCGACAGAGTTATTAAGTAAAATCAAATAA
- a CDS encoding DUF3575 domain-containing protein, translating to MKYKIFIAAIALVSANRMTAQEQISENENSLRLKANALFIPIGVINAGLEYQLNSKYTLQGDVLISPWKSFAGHELQYYSASVEGRYYFKEAFNGWYVGANIGASSFVLQKWNYWGEGDYINDNNEVFTKSNLYQKGYSILFGITAGYQFRLSDRLNMDIYGTVGTSQDFYKGYDRETGRRYDVAEGYNHSGEIIPYRGGVMISYKLK from the coding sequence TTGAAATACAAAATTTTTATAGCAGCCATAGCCTTAGTCTCAGCAAACCGAATGACTGCTCAGGAGCAAATCTCAGAGAACGAAAATAGTTTACGTTTAAAAGCAAATGCTTTATTTATCCCGATTGGGGTCATCAACGCCGGTCTTGAATATCAGCTCAACTCAAAATATACTTTACAAGGTGATGTTCTTATCTCTCCCTGGAAATCATTTGCAGGGCATGAGTTACAATACTATTCAGCTTCTGTAGAGGGAAGGTATTATTTTAAAGAAGCGTTTAATGGCTGGTATGTAGGAGCAAATATTGGAGCATCATCATTCGTTCTGCAAAAATGGAATTATTGGGGTGAAGGTGATTACATAAACGATAATAATGAAGTTTTTACAAAGTCAAATTTATATCAAAAAGGATATTCTATTTTATTTGGAATTACAGCTGGTTACCAATTCAGGTTATCAGACAGATTAAACATGGATATTTATGGAACTGTTGGGACTTCTCAGGATTTTTACAAAGGATATGATCGCGAAACAGGAAGACGGTATGATGTTGCCGAAGGATATAACCATAGTGGTGAAATCATCCCTTACAGAGGAGGTGTAATGATATCTTATAAATTAAAGTAA